In Phoenix dactylifera cultivar Barhee BC4 chromosome 1, palm_55x_up_171113_PBpolish2nd_filt_p, whole genome shotgun sequence, the genomic stretch GATTAATCTCCATCAAAATTAAGGGAAAGCATAAAATTTTCAGTGATTAAACATAAAATAGCAGTCTGACCAAGGGGTGGACCTCAATTACCCCGACCAAATAGGCCAAAAGCTCAAATATAGACATTTTTTAAGAGTTATCATTGTATTAGGAgtttccctcaaaaaaaaaaaaaaaaaaatctgagtaTTTTAGGATCAAGTTGTATGGGCTTTGCATATTTTTTAGATATAGCTCGTTATTCTTGTTTGAGTAGGAGCAGTTTACGTAAGCAATATGGATGGGACCTTCAGAGGCTTGCTCACATTACAAAAGGGTTTAAGAAAATATCCTATTAGAAGTATATGCTGTACTTTAAGATTCTCGCATGTCTCGTTAGGTGCTCTGCCTGGTGCTTTAATGTAGCATTGCCACTTATATGGGTCAGATTTGTGTAGTAGATTTGTGTGAGAAATATTCAAAGATGATAATGCATGGGATTGATAGCTGTGATAACATGGCGGTGCTAGATATATGATCCATGTACACATGCAATTATACAAGGACTATGCACAGGCAAGTCATAGACACTGATGCACCCATTAGATTTCTCTCACTCTCCACAGCCTCCCCTCTATCTCCTCTTCACATCTCCAAGCAACTCCACCTCCCCTGTTAAGCCATGCAGACCCGCCTTCCATCACTAATGTTGGCGTCATTCATACCCCGGACCTCTTAGTAGTCTTTATCTTGGAACTATACCACCAGGATGATCTCCCTCCAACCCAATGATAGGGATCTTACCATGTTAATTAATCCATCTACAATGACCACTGCAGGTGCCCATTTGCCCCAACCAGCGAACTCTCTCCCCTTTAATTGCCCTCAAGAGCGTCGATCCCCCTTCCGAACATAAGGCCTTTAACCTTGGTTAAATTACAGAATTTAGTGATTAAATAATCTCTATCAATATTACAATACTGTTTGTGCTAATATATCAACATATCTTAGTTTATAGCAGCTGAAATAACACTAGACAATATTTTACATGTCTCATCTTGAAAGTGTGTGATCAATATTCAGACCAAGTGAAATccttggaaagaagaaagatggaCGGAGCATAAGTTCAACTAAGCATGAATTTTATAAGCCTATTTgacaaaagaaaacattaaaacaTTATTTAGAAAGAGACATATCCTATGTTGAATGCGAAAGATGAGAGAAGAAAGAATCAGAACGAAGAAGAGAAGGACGAACCCTTTGTTTGGTACGAAGGATGGATAGGGTAAGAAGGATGGATGAGGGAGAGGATGGATGGGTTGATTCCCTCAGTTTGGCATAGGAATGAAGGATAGGATGGATGATATTTATATGATATTTTTACTAAACCACCCTTTGATAAAAAAGAGTGAAGTGTTAAAGTTTTGTCAAAAAAATTAATGAGGGGTAATTTTGCCAACGTAGAAACCCACCCCTCACATGCTTCATTCATCCTTCCTTGCATCCTCTCAAATTAGGAGGATGTAAACTGGTGGGCCAGGATGGATGGACAATTTCTCCTTTTCATCCatcctttcaaaattttttgaaccaaACAGTTGATGGGGAACATCTATCCTCCCTCTCATGGCCCCAACCAAACACAGGGTAAAGATCATGACATTATCGAGCTTATGCAGAAGATATATGCCTATTTTTCTCACATGCCAAAAGAAAATCAATTGCCTCTATTTCTGCAAAAGATTAAGCTCATTTCTTTATACCTAGACCAATTGTTTCAATTCTATATAAACACAAATGCTTgggaaaataaaagaatagtAAACAACCACAACAATATAAAGTTTCCAAAACACCCACATAAATGTCATAAGTAAAAAGTTACCTTCTCCATCTACATGAATGCTTCCACCCTCAAGAACCATACAATGCGGAAATCTAGGGAGCCTCTCCAACTccaaaatctaaaagtaaaattgtAACAGAAATGAACATCAAATATAGGCAagcatgcaaaaacaagtttataACTACTATTAGAAACCTCATGCCAAAAGAAAATTGCTTCACTGACCTTCTTGGCAACAAGAATATCAAGGCTCCAATCACTATAACAACCTTCCTCTGCCTCTGGACAAACAAAATAGACCAAATAAATCCTTTTATACTCAATGAGCACACCATAATGATATATGAAGGGCAACTATCGTGGATTTGCATAATTTAAAATACCAAGTAATCATCAATGGATAATGTAAACTGTAAAGAATGAAACCAATTCTAATGGTGAATTGTAGGTTTCCTTCCATCTCTTAGACAATTTTCCATTTATATTACACAATTTATCTTAATTTTCTTTCGCACATTATATGAAGATAATATGGTTTTTTTCTAggaaataaatttattaaattgcCCTAGGCCAAATAAATCCTAGCATGTCCACATGCACATGATCTTGGAGGTGTGTAGGGAAATCAttcaaacaaaaacaaaaataaaagaaaaaaataagaaaatacgaTTCCCTCCCTCCATTAGTGATTCTTATTCCATGCAAGAGTTTAACTAAATACTCAAAAAATGGTTTTAAGTACTCCGAGGAATGGGAATACCAAGTGACTAATAGGGTTTCATAAGAAATCTCCTGATGGAGACGAGAACCCTAGTGAACCTGAGCAAAAATCAACCCTTTTTCTGTATTATGCTACATCACTTCTTTAGTTGGATCCATCGGAAGTGGCAGCAACCGTAGATGATTCAACATCCAAAGAATTTGCCTGAGCCTTGTTAAGACCAATAACCTCCTTAAGCTTGTTAAGCATGGCCTCAAGATTCAACTTGAGAAGAGAATGAGCCGAGGCTGTTTTGATGAGGTAAACTTGTCTGGAGGCATCTAAGCACATTCATTGTAGTGTAGGAGTTGCATCCATGCTCTTACTACCATGGCTTCTTGGTGCAACAGCAGGACCATTGGGCGACAACCACACCTAgagagggaggggaggagggagCAAGGAAAGGAACAGAAGTGGAAGATGGATGGGTTGAAGCTATACTAGAGATTGCAGGCAATGTAAACTAATTAGATAGTGGAGGAAGAGATATTGTCAAGGTTCACAATACCGGTATGTGTTGCCCCGTATCAGgcaataatgtgttgaatcaaTGATGAACTGATACTCAGTATAGGGTTGTAGTAAGTCTTGGTATGCTGAATCAACCTCCATATTAGGTGTACCAACACTATACCAACATGAGATTAGTAATGAGATCCGATACCAAGACTAAAACCTTAGATAATATGATTTAACGCATAAATCATAAGGTGCAAATATTGAATTATAATATCAAGCAACTAAAGTGGCACAAAAAATGCTGTAATGAAGTGTTGTTGCCGAACTTAAATTCTAGTTGTGAGCAAAGTACGCACAAGGTAGGTAGAATCTTTCACCATAGTTTTGGAATTAGGATAATCAAGGTATTCATTTCTTAAATACACATGATCTTTTCCATTTGTTTCTCAAAGCTAGTTGTTCTTGTAAAATTAATGTCTTTTTCCACTTGTTCTTTTGTTGTATGGAAGTTGTCCTCAAGTCTCCATGCTAAAATAACTAAAACAATGAGTAACTTtaacaaaaagaaataaaattatcaaaaaactaaaaaaaataatgtaatCAATTAATTATAGAAAAACTAACctactaatttttgatatcatgacaATTGTCCAGCATCAATCAAGCATTTCACCATGATTAAATAATTCTTCATGAATATTTTGAGGAAATGATCATAACCTTACTTGTACCATGGAACCAATCATTTTATCAAGGTTTGCCGAACTAGTACTGAAGTTTGCACCAGCCAGTGACCAGTTCGGTACAGTGTCGATTTGTATAGTACCAAGCCGAGGTACATCGGAGATGCAAGATCGGGAGaggaggggagagagggagaaatcCTAACCctagaaggaaaaccaagagagagagagaagatgaaaggcatagagagggagagaaggagagaggggggaagagggagggagagaggtgtATCGAGGAAGAGGCAATGGTGTCGATGTTGATCAAGTGTGATGGCATCATCTTCAATGTCGTTTTAGAACgacgaagaaggaaagggagggagggagggagggagggagtttatggagagaggaaagaaggagaaggagcaggaggaagagagagaaggttggagggaaggagagggaggagaggagagaggcaTACCTCATTGGTGGTAGCAGCGATAGccccaaaccctaaccctaaccattGATTGGAGCTGCAGATGTTGGTGACGGCTCTCATGGCATTGATCAAGGATGACAACGTCACCTTTGGCATTGTTCAAGGAAGATGGGGTGGGTCGGCGTTGAAGGAgaaaacgagagagagagagagcgagagtaGTCAAAGCGGCCGACGGGTCGTGGGGATTTTATAAGCCGAACCAACCTGAACAGTCCGACCATCCCGATTTCGTATCGGTTCAATTTGATACGCGCCAAACCATCCAATTCGGGTTGGTTCGACAAACTCAGCAATAGCATGCAAAAGTGCCCATATATTGAGTGATGTTAATCATTGAGAAATTATCCACAGACCCATATGTAATTGTTAGTGCCCACTGCATAGTACTCTTGTCACAAATCCCAAGATCAAAGGAAAACATacaatcttctttttcttttagatATGACATCCATGaaggataaaaagaaaaagtcgATAGGAACATCTCCTCATCGCTACAATCATCCCATTAAAAACTAAATGGTTCCTCACATGAAAAGCCAGGACTATTAAGAGTGGTTAATAGCTTCAAACACTTATAGGGGCTATTGCAGCCTTGTTACCCAAGGTTAGTTTCCCAAGTGCTGTAGCTATTATTCTATTCAGGTATTTAGTTACATATTAGTAGTAGGTTAACCTAAAGAAGGTTTTCTTAGCAAATAACAGAGTGCAACTAAAGTAGGGCCTAAACTGGACTGCACTGGCAGTCTCCAGTACCAATAATAAGATGCATATGATTATTTCATACTGATAAAGTTTTGAGCCATGAAAATTACTCTCAGGATTTACACATACAATCCTATGTgcacatatataaatatacactGACATGCATACTTAAATAAATACGCACACACAGCTCAATAATCAACATCAATGTATACAACATGCTTCTTTCTCTTCGAGTACAACAAGAGTTGTCAAAGAACACAAAGGAGGTTGTAGTAAAACACTGGTTATAAAATCCAGCTGAGATTAGCATCAAAATAGGCTCTGACCTTGAGAAGAGATGGAAATACAAGAAGAGAGTGACTGGTTATCCCTTTAAAGCTATCATAGACTAGCGAGTGATTTGGGGTAAAATTGAAGAGCATTGGCAAGCCAAAGAATGGTGAATGCACATGGCAATAGCATAGTGCAAGCACAAAGAGCACGGACAAAATGGACTCATTGGCAATGTTACATCTAAAAAGGATTACGTTGACTTAAAACTGCTTTCCAGTAGATGATAGTAGGAAGAGCTTCTCTGTCAACATGAAGAAACTTTTAGTTAATGTCCATCGATGTGCTAAAAGTGtgcatattgatatatatgttgtgataacaagtatcAAAGCCCAAATTGTAGGAAGGGGTCCAAGGTCTTTAAGTCCAAATTGAAATGAAACATGTCATTGCAATTCTGCATGCATCACCACAAGGAATAGTCATATCATTGATACAGAGCAAGAGAATAATGTTATCGTTGGAAACAACACCAAATCAAGGAGCATAATTATCATATTTGTTTGATAAAAGAATACAAAGGATGATGAGCAAAATGCTTAAACTGGACATTAGAAGTTTACCGAGCCATAGATAGCCCGATGAAGGTGACAACTTTGTGGAAAAGATGCCCAAGGTGAATAGGACATACAGGCTTCACTCAGCTCATTGTCACAAAAAAGTTTCACAACTAATGAAAATAGCAACAAGATCAGTAGCCATGTTCCCAAAAGTGCGAATGCCTCATTGTAGTCAATCTGATACTCCTAAGTCAAAACACAAGACAAGTTTTTATAGAGTTCTAATGGAACAGTAATGCATAGTATACTTTCTAGGCCTACTTGAGGTGTTGGATACTTTTAATGCAAGAAAGGTGATAAAGTCCATGGAATGGTGCAGGGAAGAGCAAAAGTTCTCCATCACCCTCTGCAAGGAAATCTATGTCATGGTAGGTAGAGCTATAGAacaaatgtttttcttttaaaaaaaaaagaaatagaagtaTTAGAAAATCCATGAGAAAGGGTTATGTGGGGTAAAATGCAGTCTTCTCTTCTGTCAGTTATCTAAATAGTGAGCCAGCCCCTCCAGAATTCTGTACTTACCGGGCCTAGTCATGATAAAAACAAAAGGAGAAGTTCGTACAGGGAGTTCTTATGGAACAACATCAGGTGGCTATTATCAAGCTTCACTCCACCAGTTTTAAACATGACACATGCAAGTATAGCATGTTTTGTTATTTAATAGCATTTAGCACTGCTTCACAGTAAGTggttttccatttttttccttttcattttcTCACTTAGTTTACTATTTTTTGTTATAATAATGCACTTTTATTTGCCTTCACAGTTATAGGGAATGCGCAGAACACTAAGCACTATAATCATTAACTCCACAGTGAAATCAAAAATGCACGAGGCCAAGAAAAGAATAGTGGATAAAAACATAAAACCAGGGAACATAATCTAAATTCCATACCACCCCAGCAATTAAATGTCCAATCAATGCCTGCAACTTGCTGCTCTTGGGATCCTGAAATTGGTTTCCTGTCTCGTTGAACAAACTAGTGTCCAAGAAATTCAATCTGTGCTGCAGTACTATAACATATATGCAAATAATAAGATCTAAGTGGAAACAAAGGAGCTCACTGTAGGTCCAATATCACGAAACCAGGCATCATTCATGCTCATCTCGACCACCCTGATGTTGTCCTTACCGTGCAGCAACCCGTATGCATTTGTGTACTGATGCATTAGAAGTATAAGTGATGAAAATGAGAGAAAACCATGATCACTGTTTACGAACTTCGTGCACAAACCTGAGCAGCGCTTGCACATACGGTAACCGGCTCAAACTCTGAAATCGCCATGGCCACTGCAGCATACACCCTCTGAGCAGGAACTGCATTATCCCGCCAATTATCCATGCGTTCCTGAAATTCACATGAAACACCAAGACTTCAAAATTTATCAATGAACTAATATGAGTACGTACAGACAGCCGCCGCCATTGCGGGcaattcctcttctttttttctttctttagagACCACATCAAAGAACTATCCACAGTAAACACAAGTATATCATCAAAAAGACACAATCTTTTCCAGGTTTCTGTTAGGTAAACACATGGTAATCGGGGTACATCAAAGATACTAGACAGACTGACGCAAATTCGGTCTTTTTGGATTCGGATTTCAATGTCCCACGTATATAGCGAATCCAATGGACCGAATTGATGAAGAATCACTATAAGTTCAGGCCTTACTAAAActaaaagggagaaaaagaagatattaGAGATCAATAAACAAGTTTAAGGCATGGAATcctaaaatttcaagaaaacctACAAATTCCAACATCAAGAATAGAATCAAAAAAGTCCAGGAGACATCCCAAGGAGGGAGTTTTCGACcttgaaaaaagaaacaaagaggCAAAAGAAAACAAGGGCGGGGTACTCACAGGCCAACCCATCCAGCACTGGTGATGGGGCTCCCACTCGGCGGGCATGTGGAAGCCCAAGACGGCCGGTTTCCCCTCCAAATCCCTCGCCATCCCCTTCCCTCCCCTTGCCCTTCACCTCTTTAGAGAAACTTTGTTTCCAACCAGGACTCCCTGGAGAAGAAGATCGAGGACTGGAACGAGCACTGCGACACGGGCCCGCCTCGAAGCTTAAAAAcgacaacaaaaaaaaaccaCAAAGAACCTTAGAGTAAGGGAATCATCTCAAAAGTAATGATTACTTAAAGAGCGCATTACGCAATAAAAACGGCATCTAATTGTGGACGTAAATCAAAGAACGACGCGACAAAGTGGTAACTTATCCTTTTTCTAACATCACATCTTGGAATGCCAAGAGGAAAGGATGGAATCTTTCCTTCGGGCGGGCGGGTATCTTCTGTCGCCGGAACAAATTAATGATTTCCACATGCACATGCGCATGCACCACAACATAGTGACTACTTTACTATTTTTTActaaaattattataaaataatatataatctTATTCCGTACCAAGTAGTTGGGCTAATATTTATTAGGAATTTTTTTATTGATACCTttctaaatatcagattttgcataaatatccttccaaattaatatttgtatgtataccctcgtaaaattctattattgtacaaatgcccctaatataaTGATTATTCTAACGAAAtaagaaaaatcaaatttatattaattaaaaataaaaaaaaattaaaattacactaTTGTCTCTATCTTCTTTCGGGATCGtgatctatttgcatgtctactcattaagggtattttagtcattttaatttgagccgttaattttttaacgttgttagatagcatgggtacatatgcaaaaacaaaaataaaaaaaaaaagctagaatagcaaaacaagtgttttacgagggtatacatgcaaatattaattttggaagagaatttatgcaaaatttaatatttagaagggtattcatgaaaaaaatcctatttattaatttaaattaaaaatattgtagattttattttaaaaaataaaatttaaaatcaagATCTTATTGAAGGCTAAATTACGCTAGCTAGTTAGCGAAGTTGAGCCGGTTAAGTTCGCCATTCTTCCTTGATGAAGCATGGGGTGTAATAGTATATTGAGTCCATAATAAGATTGTGAACATGCTCTCAAATCATAAATTGAGTCGGTCTAAAGTTATAAAGATAGATTAAATTTCCGTTTGATCTGGCTTAATATTTTATGTGACCCGAATGTCTATAATAAAGATTCGAAGCCAAACTAACTtaagaaaatacttttgtaaTACATGGAGGTAGGTGGTTCATGATTCAGGTATTATATATTTCTTATAGcaacattttattttgattgattaaattattatttgatctagctcattcaaaaatcccactcaaatttttttaatagaaattCAAATATGGACTTAActaattatttttgtaatatGTGGAGATGGGTGCTCCATGATTTGGGTATTAAATATTGCTCATAGTGATTGCAATATGTGGATGGCAGGTGGGTGCAATGGCATCTTAGGACTTTCCACATGGAAATGTACTGTAATATAGTTATCACTTTACTATGTTTCACTAAATTTATTATGAAATAATATATTATCTTATTCGGAGAGAAAATATCAACTAGTTGAgctaatatttattaatttaaattaaaaattaaaaatttgatttttaaaaataaaatctaaaatcaAGATCTAGTGGAAGGTTAAACTTGCTAGCTAAGAAGTTCAGTAGGTTAAGTGCATTGTCCTCTTTGGATGGAGCATGGGTTGGAATACTACATTGAGTCCTTGATAAGGTCACATATTTGGTCAGGGGTGATTAGATTATTATTTAAGGCAGGATTAATTTAGGCAATATGCTCTCGAATCTTAAATTGAGTTGCTCTAAAATTAGAGAAGATTGATTAAATTTTTGTTTGATCAAACTCAGTATTCAATCTAACCTGAATGTCTATAATAGAGATTCGAACCCAAACTAACTTAACCAAATACTTTTGTAATACATTGAGGTAGATGCTTCATGATTCAGGTAATAAATATTTCTCATAGCAATATTGTAGTTTGATTGACTAAATTTTTATTCGGTCTGGCTCAAATTAAAAGATCCCACTCGAATTTTTATAACAGAGATTCGAATCCGGACTAACTTAACTAATTATTTCCGTAATCCCTGAAGATGGGCGCTCCTATTAAATATTACTATAGCAATATTTTATTAGTAACGGAGGAGCGTAAGCCATGTTTTGTGGGCCAATAAATGTAGGCCCAATTGGGGGTTTTCAACATTCTTCTATATAAACAACATTTGTTCATCACttgaataatataataaattgatAAAATAAAAGGATATTTTATGAACAAAAAATAGCCCAATGGAATGCTGGGGGTGTGCGAGGAAGACAAAGCAACTGCCACGTGTCTCAATTGGAGGGTCCCACCAAGGCCTAGCCTGTGAGTTGAACCTGAGTATCATTGGAAGAGATTTCCATCCAAGATGAAGGGCTGGTGATGCGGGGCCAAACCCTTTGATTCAAGATATATGGTATTTTGTTGATGGTTGTTCAGCCTTTGTGACAAGATATGTTTACCGACGGGCGAATGGTGCGGTGAATTGAATGTGATGCCGGACAACAGGGAGAGAAAGGGGGAGAGGAGAaatagaaaaggagagagaggagggaggaggaggacgaaggACTAGGTTTCACACCTAGCCCTGCTCAGAGTTTCACACGCCAAAGCTTGAAGAAAgagaattaatttttatttcattcatagcataattttaaacaaatgcatggacccatatatatatatatagggtcacaaaataacaaaaatactcCTACAAAGAAAACAATCCCATAAAAAAgtcctaaaatgacaatatgcaaacaagCCCCTAAAAAGAAACTAGTCTCACAAAAGGCCCTCAAAATAACGAAATACCAAAATAAGCCCTAAAGGCTGTCAAATAACAAAATACCATAATAAGCTCAAATAACATAAAATGATCACTCCCAAAATAGAATCAAGCTAGCTGGaactgtgaggacccgtgcgggcgtgtgtttagtcccacatcggttattcgctgggtcgatcttgggtactta encodes the following:
- the LOC120112323 gene encoding agmatine deiminase-like isoform X2 gives rise to the protein MARDLEGKPAVLGFHMPAEWEPHHQCWMGWPERMDNWRDNAVPAQRVYAAVAMAISEFEPVTVCASAAQYTNAYGLLHGKDNIRVVEMSMNDAWFRDIGPTFVQRDRKPISGSQEQQVAGIDWTFNCWGEAEEGCYSDWSLDILVAKKILELERLPRFPHCMVLEGGSIHVDGEGTCITTEECLLNPNRNPDMSREEIEDELKMYLGVRKVIWLPRGLYGDEDTNGHVDNMCCFVKPGVVLLAWTDDELDPQYKRSVEALTVLSNSTDAIGRKIDVIKLHVPGPLYMTEKEANGVDNSNMIFDNIYLKSI